The proteins below come from a single Malus sylvestris chromosome 3, drMalSylv7.2, whole genome shotgun sequence genomic window:
- the LOC126616791 gene encoding transcription factor DIVARICATA-like: MKFEMEILSPSSYFSTSNRLVEESKGARWTPAENKMFENALALYDKDAPDRWHKVAEMIPGKTVRDVMKQYEELELDVGKIEAGLIPIPGYSPSPFTLEWVNRHGGYDGFKQQSYGIGGKRSSSNRPSDHERKKGVPWTEEEHKLFLMGLKKYGKGDWRNISRNFVVTRTPTQVASHAQKYFIRQLSGGKDKRRASIHDITTVNLNDMRTPSPDNKSPLSPELPQHPNSAATARAPFQWHQPQGGGVNLGFNQGHGNMFMSSHPYGISSYGQKMQGQDLQHKGAANNLYYGPQNLGFQMQSSQHYPHG, translated from the exons ATGAAGTTTGAGATGGAGATTCTGTCCCCTTCGTCCTATTTTTCGACTTCGAATAGGCTTGTCGAAGAGAGCAAGGGCGCGAGATGGACTCCGGCGGAAAACAAAATGTTCGAAAACGCCCTGGCGTTGTACGACAAGGACGCGCCGGACCGATGGCACAAGGTGGCGGAGATGATACCGGGGAAGACGGTGAGGGACGTGATGAAGCAGTACGAGGAATTGGAACTTGATGTTGGCAAGATAGAAGCAGGGCTTATTCCGATTCCGGGATACAGCCCCTCTCCATTCACATTGGAGTGGGTGAACAGACACGGTGGCTATGATGGGTTCAAACAGCAGTCTTATGGGATTGGCGGCAAGAGATCTTCGTCGAATCGCCCTTCGGATCACGAAAGAAAGAAAGGGGTTCCGTGGACCGAAGAAGAACACAA GCTGTTCCTAATGGGACTGAAGAAGTATGGCAAGGGGGACTGGAGGAACATCTCGAGGAATTTTGTGGTGACACGAACACCGACTCAGGTCGCTAGTCATGCACAGAAGTACTTCATCAGGCAGCTTTCCGGGGGGAAGGATAAGCGAAGAGCCAGCATCCATGACATAACAACTGTCAATCTCAACGACATGAGAACTCCGTCTCCAGACAACAAAAGTCCTCTCTCTCCAGAGCTGCCTCAGCATCCGAATTCTGCTGCCACCGCTAGGGCTCCATTTCAGTGGCATCAGCCGCAAGGCGGTGGAGTAAACTTGGGTTTTAATCAAGGGCATGGAAATATGTTCATGTCCTCCCATCCTTATGGGATTAGTTCATACGGACAAAAAATGCAGGGGCAGGATCTGCAGCACAAAGGTGCTGCTAATAACTTGTACTATGGACCgcaaaatttgggttttcagATGCAATCCTCGCAGCACTACCCGCACGGATGA